One Formosa sp. Hel3_A1_48 genomic window, GTTAGTTTACAGTGGGAAGCAACTGATATTGATAATGATATTGTGTCCTACACTGTATATCTTGATTCTGCAAATCCGCCAGTTGTTGAAGTTGGTAGTACAAGTAATACAAGTGTAAACACTACAGTAACTTCTGGGCAAGTGTACTATTGGAAAGTCGTAACAACAGATCAAATTGGGAACACATCTGATTCACAAATTTTTCAATTTGGAGTCAATTAAATCTAGACACATGAATCTAAAACAAGGTATTTATATTCTGATAGTAATAGTCTTGCTATCATGTAACAAAGAACATAAAGGAGATGTAATTCCTGTAGAAAACTTAAATGTTTGGGAAATAGATTTCCTGGATAATTTTGAAACATTCAATACGGATAATTGGCAAGACCAACGCATTTGGGTAAATAACGAAACACATTGCTATGTCCCTAATAATGAATTTGGAACTCGAGAAGTTAGTGATGGCACTTTAAAATTAAAAGTAGTGAATATTGGTAAAAAACGGAGCTGCGATAATTTCGATAAATATGGAAAACAGCACCCTGAAACGCAATATGTTGCTGGGCGAATTGCTTCAAAAAATCGGAAAGAATTTATTAAAGGAAAATGGACAGCTCGACTTAAACTAGGGAACAACGGAGAGCCAAGTATGTTTCCAGCATGGTGGATTTTAGGATCTCAAAATAATGAACCCCCGGTTCAAGAACCGAACGAAACTGTTTGTTGGCCAATGACTGGGTCTGGAGAGATTGATATTTTTGAGCATCATGGCGATCATCATAAAAATAGTTTCACAACAGGCGCTATAAAAAATCTAGGCAAATGCGATGAGGGCGATTGGTGGACTTTACGTAAAGGATTCAATGTTGATTTAAACGAATTTCATGAATACTCTGTTGAATGGGAAAAAAGTGATTTAGTGTATCGTGTTGATGATAAAGAAGTGTACCGTAATAAAGGTGAAGGAGATAACTATCCGGAAGCCATGTTTGCCATTTTAAATTATGCTAAAATTACTGATTTCCCAATGGAGGGCGAATGGGTAATGGAAGTCGATTGGGTCAAACACGAATACAAAAAATAACTTACAACAAACTATGGTCAGAATATATTACAAACTATTTATTCTTTTGCTTTTAATGACTTCTTGTAAAGACGCAAAAATCGTTAAATTAGAACCACAATACACAATTTCAAGTGTAGGAGAAAGCTATTCTAACAAAACGCTTCAAGTATATACTACCGCTAAGGATACAGAGTTGCGATTAGCCAAAACAAATGAACTGACATTCAAAGAAAAGAGCCAGCCCTTAGAAACAGGAATTGCAGTTTTTGTAAATCCAAAAAAAACATTTCAAGAATATTTAGGGATTGGAGGAGCGATAACAGATGCTTCAGCAGAGGTATTTTCAGCCTTAAGCTCCAGCAAACAAGATGAATTCCTTCAATCGTATTTTGGAAAAGATGGATTAGGATATAACATTATAAGAACCAGTATTCATAGTAGTGATTTTGGTTTAGGAAGCCATACCTATATTGACGAAGGGGATGCAGAACTAAAAACATTTTCAATTGAAAAAGACAAAGTAAAAAGAATCCCTCTCATAAAAAGAGCAATTGAATTGATCAGTGACAATTTAGTCTTTTATGCCAGTCCTTGGAGCCCACCTGCTTTTATGAAAACCAATAAAAATATGCTTAGAGGCGGAAAACTCCTTCCTGAATTTCGTCAATCTTGGGCAAATTATTATGTAAAATTTATTGAGTCATATGAAGCTGAAGGTATTCCTGTTTGGGGATTGACCATACAAAATGAGCCAATGGCAACACAACGATGGGAATCGTGTATATACACCGCCGAAGAAGAACGCGATTTTTTAAAGGGTTATTTAGGACCAGCTCTAGAAAAAGCAGGTATGAGCGATAAAAATATTATCGTATGGGACCACAATAGAGATTTGATTACGAACAGGGCAAATACTATTTTTGAAGACCCCGAAGCTTCTAAATATGCTTGGGGAATTGGGTTTCATTGGTATGAGACTTGGACAGGAGGTTTACCAAAATATGATAATTTGAAAAGTATAAATGAATCATTTCC contains:
- a CDS encoding glycoside hydrolase family 16 protein translates to MNLKQGIYILIVIVLLSCNKEHKGDVIPVENLNVWEIDFLDNFETFNTDNWQDQRIWVNNETHCYVPNNEFGTREVSDGTLKLKVVNIGKKRSCDNFDKYGKQHPETQYVAGRIASKNRKEFIKGKWTARLKLGNNGEPSMFPAWWILGSQNNEPPVQEPNETVCWPMTGSGEIDIFEHHGDHHKNSFTTGAIKNLGKCDEGDWWTLRKGFNVDLNEFHEYSVEWEKSDLVYRVDDKEVYRNKGEGDNYPEAMFAILNYAKITDFPMEGEWVMEVDWVKHEYKK
- a CDS encoding glycoside hydrolase family 30 protein, with protein sequence MVRIYYKLFILLLLMTSCKDAKIVKLEPQYTISSVGESYSNKTLQVYTTAKDTELRLAKTNELTFKEKSQPLETGIAVFVNPKKTFQEYLGIGGAITDASAEVFSALSSSKQDEFLQSYFGKDGLGYNIIRTSIHSSDFGLGSHTYIDEGDAELKTFSIEKDKVKRIPLIKRAIELISDNLVFYASPWSPPAFMKTNKNMLRGGKLLPEFRQSWANYYVKFIESYEAEGIPVWGLTIQNEPMATQRWESCIYTAEEERDFLKGYLGPALEKAGMSDKNIIVWDHNRDLITNRANTIFEDPEASKYAWGIGFHWYETWTGGLPKYDNLKSINESFPSKNMMFTEGCQEGFNPERLFHWPNAERYGNSMINDFNSGVVGWTDWNILLDERGGPNHVKNFCFAPIHANTNSDDLIYTPTYYYIGHFSKFIEPGAVRVSTTTSITTIESTSFMNKDGKIITVVMNPTDNMINYKLIVDSSETVLNIPPRAMQSIVY